A region of Apus apus isolate bApuApu2 chromosome 14, bApuApu2.pri.cur, whole genome shotgun sequence DNA encodes the following proteins:
- the NUDT16L1 gene encoding tudor-interacting repair regulator protein, which produces MAAMGAMAAIGPLPAGPAALPPLPTLGVPGVPELKPLTRYEAMRLGPGWSHSCHAMLYAPNPGMLFGRIPLRYAVLMQMRFDGLLGFPGGFVDRRYWSLEDGLNRVLGLGLGCVRLTEADYLCSHLTEGPHRVVAHFYARQLTLEELHTIEISAVHSRDHGLEVMGMVRVPLYTQKDRMGGLPNFLANSFVGTAKFQLLFALKILNMVPEEKLAEAVAATQKPKKPPLDQAAGAPGNPHGGAKPGNELLVPGKTGNELAERGENQAAGQAEVAEQAAGGLESQAVVAELPAEQAGLGADAGAEQPGAEPME; this is translated from the exons ATGGCGGCCATGGGCGCGATGGCGGCCATAGGGCCCCTGCCGGCGGGCCCCGcggcgctgccgccgctgcccaCGCTGGGCGTGCCCGGGGTGCCCGAGCTGAAGCCGCTGACGCGGTACGAGGCGATGCGGCTGGGCCCGGGCTGGAGCCACTCGTGCCACGCCATGCTGTACGCGCCCAACCCGGGGATGCTGTTCGGCCGCATCCCGCTGCGCTACGCCGTGCTG ATGCAGATGCGATTTGACGGACTACTGGGCTTTCCCGGGGGGTTCGTGGATCGCCGTTACTGGTCCCTGGAGGACGGTCTGAATCGGGTGCTGGGCTTGGGTTTGGGCTGTGTGCGCCTGACGGAAGCTGACTATCTGTGCTCGCACCTGACAGAGGGGCCACACCGCGTGGTGGCCCATTTCTACGCCAGGCAGCTGAccctggaggagctgcacaCCATCGAGATCAGCGCGGTGCATTCCCGAGACCACGGGCTGGAG GTGATGGGCATGGTCCGCGTGCCCCTCTACACCCAGAAGGACCGCATGGGGGGCCTGCCCAACTTCCTGGCCAACTCCTTCGTGGGAACCGCCAAATTCCAGCTGCTCTTCGCCCTGAAGATCTTGAACATGGTGCCTGAGGAGAAGCTGGCCGAGGCCGTGGCTGCCACGCAGAAGCCGAAGAAGCCGCCGCTCGACCAGGCGGCGGGAGCTCCCGGGAACCCGCACGGCGGCGCCAAGCCGGGCAACGAGCTGCTGGTGCCCGGTAAAACGGGCAACGAGCtggcagagaggggagagaaCCAGGCAGCGGGGCAGGCCGAGGTGGCCGAGCAGGCGGCGGGAGGGCTGGAGAGCCAAGCGGTGGTGGCGGAGCTGCCGGCGGAGCaggcggggctgggggcagaCGCCGGGGCCGAGCAGCCGGGGGCTGAGCCCATggagtga